The following proteins are co-located in the Sphingorhabdus lutea genome:
- the proB gene encoding glutamate 5-kinase — MPPLTEISEQLTPNNIVSKSQTIVVKVGSALLINPDGSIRTKWLATLVEEIAALQKEGHKIIMVSSGTIALGARTLGLPDGGRSNLADAQAAASVGQIALARLWSEMIADKDILAAQILVTLGDLEDRRRYLNATATLDRLLSLGVIPVVNENDSVATYEIRFGDNDRLAARIGQAAEADLVILLSDVAGLYDKNPDSHKDAKLLKNITNIGEDIMQMADGNSSSGMGSGGMSSKLEAARIANMAGIPLIICSGKDNYPISTFLESEQGTIFEPQTSISARKGWLGGRLKTAGNVHIDAGAVTALKGGASLLPAGVTKIDGNFVRGDVIDIISPEGGILARGLAEYDAKDADIISGHQTHELGKLLGYTPRKAMVHRDQLVLL, encoded by the coding sequence ATGCCACCACTTACCGAGATTAGCGAACAATTAACCCCGAATAATATTGTTTCGAAAAGCCAGACGATTGTCGTCAAGGTAGGTTCAGCCCTATTAATCAACCCAGATGGATCAATCCGCACCAAATGGCTGGCAACATTGGTTGAAGAAATTGCCGCCCTGCAAAAAGAGGGGCATAAAATCATCATGGTAAGCTCTGGCACAATCGCCCTTGGCGCACGGACATTGGGATTGCCCGATGGCGGACGGTCAAATTTGGCCGATGCACAGGCGGCGGCATCTGTGGGGCAAATTGCCCTTGCCCGTTTATGGTCGGAAATGATCGCTGATAAGGATATTTTGGCTGCGCAGATTTTGGTGACATTGGGTGATTTGGAGGATCGCAGACGATATTTAAACGCCACTGCCACTTTGGACCGATTACTGTCATTGGGCGTCATTCCCGTGGTCAATGAAAATGACAGCGTGGCAACATATGAAATACGTTTTGGCGATAATGATCGGCTTGCCGCCCGCATTGGACAGGCAGCAGAGGCCGATTTGGTGATTTTATTATCCGATGTTGCAGGATTATATGATAAAAATCCAGACAGTCATAAAGACGCGAAATTGTTAAAAAACATCACCAACATTGGCGAAGATATTATGCAAATGGCCGATGGCAATTCATCATCCGGCATGGGATCGGGCGGCATGTCATCAAAATTAGAAGCAGCCCGAATTGCCAATATGGCGGGCATCCCGCTTATCATTTGTTCAGGCAAAGATAATTATCCCATTTCCACATTTTTGGAATCCGAACAAGGCACAATTTTTGAACCGCAAACATCGATAAGCGCACGTAAAGGATGGCTTGGCGGCAGGTTAAAAACTGCAGGCAATGTGCATATTGATGCCGGAGCGGTTACTGCGTTAAAGGGCGGGGCCAGCCTGTTACCCGCCGGTGTTACCAAAATTGATGGTAATTTTGTGCGCGGCGATGTTATCGATATTATCTCACCTGAAGGCGGCATTTTGGCGCGTGGTTTGGCCGAATATGATGCCAAGGATGCGGATATTATTTCTGGTCATCAAACCCATGAACTGGGCAAATTATTGGGATATACCCCGCGAAAGGCAATGGTCCACCGCGATCAATTGGTATTATTATGA
- a CDS encoding TetR/AcrR family transcriptional regulator, with protein sequence MATSPKRKRLAPAESRLQALEAARSLLIEAGPQAVTLKAVAARINRTHANLLHHFGSANELQVALAAYLAETICATIITAINDLRVGDATPRYLTDLVFDAFDKEGAGALASWMILNGNVLALNPVVDTIHKLVDEISDNGHEDRKLHEETLDLVLLALGDALLGESLAQSLGLPRDTARRIAEQRLTASDDFWNKKIQA encoded by the coding sequence ATGGCGACGAGCCCAAAGCGCAAAAGATTGGCCCCAGCCGAAAGCAGGTTGCAAGCATTGGAGGCGGCGCGATCTTTATTGATTGAGGCTGGGCCGCAGGCGGTCACCTTAAAAGCGGTGGCCGCGCGCATTAACCGCACCCATGCAAATTTACTGCATCATTTCGGATCGGCAAATGAATTGCAGGTCGCCTTGGCCGCATATTTGGCCGAAACCATTTGTGCCACCATCATCACCGCTATAAATGATTTGCGCGTTGGCGATGCCACGCCGCGATATTTAACCGATTTGGTATTTGATGCATTTGATAAAGAGGGCGCGGGCGCATTGGCCAGTTGGATGATATTAAATGGCAATGTTCTGGCCCTAAACCCTGTGGTGGATACCATCCATAAATTGGTTGATGAGATTAGCGACAACGGGCATGAGGACCGAAAATTGCATGAAGAAACGCTCGACCTTGTCCTATTAGCATTGGGCGATGCGTTGTTGGGCGAATCCTTGGCCCAATCATTGGGCCTGCCGCGGGATACTGCGCGGCGGATTGCGGAACAAAGATTGACCGCTTCAGATGATTTTTGGAATAAAAAAATTCAAGCATAA
- the rplU gene encoding 50S ribosomal protein L21, whose translation MFAIVRTGGKQYRVAAGDKIAVEKLPGAAGDKVSLDDVLLAGDGAEIKDVKGLNVSAEIIAQERGEKVIVFKKRRRHNYRRKQGHRQSLTLLHILSVGSDKAEAKKAAPKKAAAKKAD comes from the coding sequence ATGTTTGCTATTGTGCGGACCGGCGGCAAACAATATCGCGTTGCCGCGGGAGACAAAATTGCAGTTGAGAAACTGCCGGGTGCAGCCGGTGACAAAGTGTCATTGGATGATGTTTTATTGGCCGGTGACGGCGCAGAGATTAAGGATGTAAAAGGTCTTAATGTTTCTGCGGAAATCATTGCGCAAGAACGCGGTGAAAAGGTGATTGTTTTCAAAAAACGTCGTCGCCATAATTATCGCCGTAAACAAGGTCATCGCCAAAGCTTGACCTTGCTGCATATCCTTTCAGTTGGAAGCGATAAAGCAGAGGCGAAAAAAGCCGCCCCCAAAAAAGCAGCAGCAAAGAAGGCTGATTGA
- the ppc gene encoding phosphoenolpyruvate carboxylase, producing the protein MTKNSNPPHDTASLNEDGRPQISQNPDIRYLGKMLGDVIRAYGGEKLYRQTEYIRSSSVDRRRKGSSVEDVDHGLGALSLDDTLDFTRGFMLFSILANLAEDRQGVAKEKGASVAEALEILRANGVSEDEVNKTLGNSLIAPVLTAHPTEVRRKSIIDHKSRIAELMAMRDAGLAETPSGDTIENAIFRQIALLWQTRPLRREKLRVTDEIDNARSSMEQVFLTALPKLYARWENDLGFRPTSFLRLGSWIGGDRDGNPFVGADSLQYAISRNGASALRYYMDFIHHLGSELSISSEQTDIPQEVLDLAENSGDNATSRADEPYRRALSGIYARISATYIDLVGESPPRPSTIKAPKYDAPEDLRADLVIIASGLRQGGEGALASGGALGRMIRAVETFGFHLATLDLRQNSDVHEELVAELLNIAGVEKDYKSLDEDARVKLLLNELSNNRPLSDGWHEYSEKTSHELAIIRAAAHAHAQFGPQCITTYVISQTQSVSDLLEVYLMLKEAGLYRVDSNGNASAGIMVVPLFETVGDLKNAPDTMTNFFAIEKMKHLAEVRGYQEVMIGYSDSNKDGGYLTSTWELYEASLALAPVFKDAGIAMQLFHGRGGAVGRGGGSAFGAIQAQPHGTVQGRIRITEQGEVIAAKYGSVDNAVASLETMTSATMLASLQEIKISPADLEKYSAAMTTLSASAFHAYRDLVYNHDGFKDFFRQMTPIAEISGLKIGSRPASRKTGGRIQDLRAIPWVFSWAQARVMLPGWYGVGQALDEFEDKALLKDMAQNWPFFETILSNMEMVLAKSDMRIASHYSQLVEDKALSSELFGRINDGWHKSRDGLLEATGQNWLLEKNQSLFNSIELRLPYIEPLNLLQVELMKRHRSGENDPKVRDGISLTINAIATALRNSG; encoded by the coding sequence ATGACAAAAAATAGCAATCCTCCCCATGATACGGCTTCTTTGAACGAAGATGGCCGTCCCCAAATCTCTCAAAATCCAGATATTCGTTATCTGGGTAAAATGCTGGGCGATGTTATTCGCGCCTATGGCGGCGAAAAATTATATCGCCAGACTGAATATATCCGTTCATCCAGTGTGGACCGCCGCCGAAAGGGGTCAAGCGTGGAGGATGTTGACCACGGCCTTGGCGCATTATCATTGGACGATACATTGGATTTTACCCGTGGTTTCATGTTATTTTCCATCTTGGCCAATTTGGCCGAGGATCGCCAAGGCGTTGCCAAGGAAAAAGGCGCGAGCGTGGCAGAGGCGCTGGAAATATTGCGGGCCAATGGGGTTAGTGAAGATGAAGTAAATAAGACATTGGGCAATAGTTTAATCGCGCCAGTGTTAACCGCCCACCCAACCGAGGTGCGCCGTAAAAGCATTATTGATCATAAAAGCCGCATTGCCGAGTTAATGGCAATGCGCGATGCCGGCCTTGCCGAAACACCCAGCGGCGATACGATTGAAAATGCGATTTTCCGGCAAATTGCTTTATTATGGCAAACAAGGCCGCTGCGCCGTGAAAAATTGCGGGTCACCGATGAAATTGACAATGCACGTTCATCAATGGAACAGGTGTTTTTAACCGCGCTGCCCAAATTATATGCGCGTTGGGAAAATGATCTGGGTTTTCGCCCGACATCATTTTTGCGCCTTGGCAGCTGGATTGGCGGCGACCGTGATGGCAACCCCTTTGTTGGCGCGGATTCGCTGCAATATGCCATTTCGCGCAATGGGGCATCGGCGCTGCGTTATTATATGGATTTCATCCATCATTTGGGCAGCGAGCTTTCCATTTCCAGTGAACAGACCGATATTCCGCAAGAGGTATTGGATCTTGCTGAAAATAGCGGCGATAATGCGACCAGCCGTGCGGATGAACCATATAGACGAGCATTGTCGGGAATTTATGCCCGTATCAGCGCGACCTATATTGATTTAGTAGGCGAATCCCCGCCGCGCCCATCGACCATAAAGGCACCAAAATATGACGCGCCGGAGGATTTACGCGCCGATTTGGTGATTATTGCATCGGGCCTGCGTCAGGGGGGTGAGGGCGCTCTTGCCTCTGGCGGGGCATTGGGCCGTATGATCCGTGCGGTGGAAACATTTGGTTTCCATTTGGCCACGCTTGACCTTCGTCAAAATAGCGACGTGCACGAAGAATTGGTGGCCGAGCTGTTAAATATTGCTGGCGTTGAAAAAGATTATAAATCACTGGATGAGGATGCGCGGGTTAAGCTGTTATTAAATGAGCTTAGCAATAATCGCCCCCTATCCGATGGGTGGCATGAATATAGCGAGAAGACCAGCCATGAGCTGGCCATTATTCGCGCCGCCGCCCATGCCCATGCGCAATTTGGACCACAATGTATTACCACCTATGTGATTAGCCAGACGCAAAGCGTTTCCGACCTTTTGGAAGTATATTTAATGCTGAAAGAGGCGGGGCTTTACCGTGTTGATAGCAATGGCAACGCATCGGCGGGCATCATGGTTGTGCCTTTATTCGAAACGGTGGGCGATTTGAAAAATGCGCCCGACACAATGACCAATTTCTTTGCCATTGAGAAAATGAAGCATTTGGCCGAAGTGCGTGGATATCAAGAAGTAATGATTGGATATTCAGATTCCAATAAGGATGGCGGCTATTTAACCTCCACTTGGGAATTATATGAGGCCAGCCTTGCCCTTGCCCCCGTATTTAAGGATGCGGGCATTGCCATGCAGTTATTCCACGGGCGCGGCGGCGCAGTTGGGCGCGGCGGCGGCAGTGCATTTGGCGCGATACAGGCACAGCCGCATGGCACGGTGCAGGGGCGCATCCGCATTACCGAACAGGGCGAGGTGATTGCAGCAAAATATGGCAGCGTTGATAATGCAGTGGCCAGTTTGGAAACCATGACATCGGCCACCATGTTGGCGTCATTACAGGAAATTAAAATATCGCCTGCCGACCTTGAAAAATATAGCGCGGCGATGACCACATTATCGGCCAGCGCCTTTCACGCCTATCGCGATTTAGTATATAATCATGATGGGTTTAAGGATTTTTTCCGCCAAATGACCCCAATTGCCGAAATTTCGGGTTTGAAAATTGGCTCGCGTCCCGCCAGCCGCAAAACCGGTGGCCGGATTCAGGATTTGCGCGCCATCCCATGGGTATTTAGCTGGGCCCAGGCACGGGTCATGTTGCCTGGTTGGTATGGCGTGGGACAGGCGCTTGATGAATTTGAGGATAAGGCATTGTTAAAAGATATGGCGCAAAATTGGCCTTTCTTTGAAACGATTTTATCCAATATGGAAATGGTGTTGGCCAAATCTGATATGAGAATCGCCAGCCATTATAGCCAATTGGTAGAGGATAAGGCGCTATCGAGCGAATTATTTGGCCGTATTAATGATGGATGGCATAAATCGCGCGATGGTTTGTTGGAGGCAACAGGGCAAAATTGGTTGCTTGAGAAAAATCAATCTTTGTTCAACTCAATTGAACTGCGTCTGCCCTATATTGAACCGTTAAACCTGTTACAGGTGGAATTGATGAAACGCCACCGCAGCGGGGAAAATGATCCCAAGGTGCGCGACGGCATTTCCCTA
- the rpmA gene encoding 50S ribosomal protein L27 has protein sequence MAHKKAGGSSRNGRDSEGRRLGVKKFGGQSVIGGNIIIRQRGTRVYPGANVGMGKDHTLFALTEGAVRFHSGKLGRKYVSVDAIAMAAE, from the coding sequence ATGGCACATAAAAAGGCAGGCGGTTCGTCACGCAACGGTCGCGATTCAGAAGGTCGTCGTTTAGGCGTTAAAAAATTCGGCGGTCAATCAGTGATTGGCGGCAATATTATTATTCGTCAACGCGGCACACGCGTATATCCTGGCGCCAATGTTGGCATGGGTAAAGATCACACATTATTCGCCCTTACCGAAGGCGCAGTGCGATTCCATTCTGGCAAACTTGGTCGCAAATATGTGTCGGTTGACGCAATTGCGATGGCCGCAGAATAA
- the obgE gene encoding GTPase ObgE, translating into MHFLDQAKIYIKSGAGGPGGVSFRREKYVEYGGPDGGNGGKGGDIIFRAIAGLNTLIDFRYSQHIKAKRGGHGMGRDRTGAGAPPMYIDVPVGTQILSDDKEHVLADMTEVGQEVILLKGGDGGRGNASYKSSTNRAPRQHGEGWPGEELWVWLRLKLLADIGLVGLPNAGKSTFINSVTNTKSRVAPFPFTTITPQLGVAYHKNREFVIADIPGLIEGAADGAGIGDRFLGHIERCKILIHLIDANGDNPVKAWQIVQNELNEYGGGLIDKPQILALNKSDLLDEELMSDIADQLRAAGAKDIMHISGAGGAGLDELLDALMPYMPERSTIEKAKGNSVANLDDDGEATWSPL; encoded by the coding sequence ATGCATTTTTTAGATCAAGCAAAAATATATATTAAATCCGGCGCAGGTGGTCCTGGCGGGGTTAGTTTTCGTCGCGAAAAATATGTCGAATATGGCGGTCCAGATGGCGGCAATGGTGGCAAGGGCGGCGATATTATTTTCCGCGCAATTGCCGGATTAAATACCTTAATCGATTTTCGATATTCACAACATATAAAGGCAAAACGCGGCGGCCATGGCATGGGCCGTGACCGCACCGGTGCAGGCGCACCGCCAATGTATATTGATGTGCCCGTTGGCACACAGATTTTAAGCGATGATAAAGAACATGTTTTGGCCGATATGACCGAAGTGGGCCAAGAAGTTATTTTATTAAAAGGCGGCGATGGCGGGCGCGGCAATGCCAGTTATAAAAGCAGCACCAACCGCGCACCACGCCAACATGGTGAGGGATGGCCGGGCGAAGAATTATGGGTTTGGCTGCGGTTAAAATTGCTGGCCGATATTGGTTTGGTCGGCCTGCCCAATGCGGGTAAATCGACATTTATCAACAGTGTCACCAATACAAAATCACGTGTTGCCCCATTCCCCTTTACCACCATTACCCCGCAATTGGGCGTGGCCTATCATAAAAATCGTGAATTTGTGATTGCCGATATTCCCGGTTTAATCGAGGGCGCGGCCGATGGCGCAGGCATTGGCGACAGGTTTTTGGGCCATATTGAACGGTGCAAAATCTTAATCCATTTAATCGATGCCAATGGCGACAATCCGGTAAAGGCATGGCAAATTGTTCAAAATGAATTGAACGAATATGGCGGCGGGTTAATTGATAAACCGCAAATTTTGGCGTTGAATAAATCGGATTTGTTGGACGAAGAATTGATGAGCGATATTGCCGATCAGCTTCGCGCCGCAGGAGCAAAGGATATTATGCATATTTCCGGCGCAGGCGGGGCCGGTTTGGATGAATTATTGGATGCGTTAATGCCATATATGCCCGAACGCAGCACGATTGAAAAAGCAAAGGGTAATAGCGTGGCAAATTTGGATGATGATGGCGAAGCAACATGGTCGCCGCTATAA
- a CDS encoding metal-dependent hydrolase: protein MNKNHPMVGYENINITETDNGSIANNLGDAISTQRHIVASARPFHINKSHQINGQYMKSGIYADAFFYDLSAIFPKGEAFMIKTMAWWRDKMPADQLPDIANFIEQEAGHSREHIAMNKLIQNAGFNLSNSDKNVESVVKRAAALSPRGRLLAVVCLEHMTAIMAAEMIKNPQHVENFSAEFRDFWLWHAVEEVDHKSVVFDAWRYSVRDKSETWQYLTRCSMMLLISISFVINRTRGQLSLLKQHDIGKIKGFFGMMRYGLRKGGLARNILPHWKLFFHRGFHPSQINDRHLLEKGEKLIAASLQTKSFNKAKPKNRAKKPVKIFAAKAA from the coding sequence TTGAATAAAAATCATCCCATGGTTGGATATGAAAATATAAATATAACTGAAACTGATAATGGAAGCATCGCCAATAATTTAGGAGATGCGATTTCCACACAGCGGCATATTGTGGCCTCCGCTCGGCCCTTTCATATCAATAAATCGCATCAAATAAATGGGCAATATATGAAAAGCGGTATTTATGCCGATGCGTTTTTTTATGATTTATCTGCTATCTTTCCCAAGGGGGAGGCATTTATGATTAAAACCATGGCATGGTGGCGGGATAAAATGCCGGCAGATCAATTGCCCGATATTGCCAATTTCATCGAACAAGAGGCTGGCCATAGCCGTGAGCATATTGCGATGAATAAATTGATTCAAAATGCAGGCTTTAATTTATCAAATTCTGATAAAAATGTGGAAAGCGTGGTGAAACGTGCGGCGGCTCTATCACCCAGAGGTCGTTTATTGGCCGTTGTTTGCTTGGAACATATGACGGCGATTATGGCCGCAGAAATGATCAAAAATCCCCAGCATGTTGAAAATTTCAGTGCGGAATTCCGCGATTTTTGGCTGTGGCACGCGGTGGAAGAGGTTGATCATAAATCGGTGGTTTTTGACGCATGGCGCTATAGCGTGCGCGATAAATCGGAAACGTGGCAATATTTGACGCGTTGTTCAATGATGCTTTTAATCTCAATCAGCTTTGTGATTAACCGCACACGTGGTCAATTAAGCTTGTTGAAACAGCATGATATTGGCAAGATTAAGGGATTTTTTGGAATGATGCGCTATGGCCTGCGCAAGGGCGGGTTGGCGCGTAATATATTGCCGCATTGGAAATTATTTTTCCATCGCGGTTTCCATCCCAGCCAAATAAATGATCGCCATTTGCTGGAAAAGGGCGAAAAATTAATCGCCGCTTCCTTACAGACAAAATCGTTCAATAAAGCAAAGCCGAAAAATAGAGCAAAAAAACCTGTTAAAATATTTGCCGCCAAAGCAGCATAA
- a CDS encoding GNAT family N-acetyltransferase codes for MFARTERTLLRPSFAEDAPVIHQLMQDEALVRNLASAPWPYTLNDAQQFTSLDHDARYPKFIILNRTKSTPEIIGSAAILPTDKDNQVELGYWIARPHWNQGFATEAANAVIQIAQILGYDNIVASHFFDNPASGRVLRKLGFAPLGKNQLRYSKGRNGQELSHIYHKILAGNDSADKGAQKSSHDNGVDSDIDAVMRGSVSTPPMISFAA; via the coding sequence ATGTTTGCGCGCACCGAAAGAACATTGTTAAGACCCAGTTTCGCCGAAGACGCACCGGTCATCCATCAATTGATGCAGGATGAGGCATTGGTCCGTAATTTGGCGAGCGCCCCTTGGCCTTATACATTAAATGATGCACAGCAGTTCACATCATTGGACCATGATGCACGCTATCCCAAATTCATCATCCTTAACCGCACGAAATCTACCCCTGAAATTATCGGTTCAGCCGCAATATTGCCGACTGATAAGGACAATCAGGTTGAATTAGGATATTGGATTGCCCGCCCCCATTGGAATCAGGGTTTCGCGACCGAAGCGGCAAATGCCGTTATTCAAATCGCACAAATTTTGGGATATGATAATATAGTTGCCAGCCATTTTTTTGACAATCCTGCCTCTGGTCGGGTGCTGCGTAAATTGGGATTTGCGCCATTGGGCAAAAACCAATTGCGTTATAGCAAAGGTCGCAATGGTCAGGAATTAAGCCATATTTATCATAAAATATTGGCAGGTAATGACAGCGCAGATAAGGGCGCCCAAAAATCATCCCATGATAATGGCGTTGACAGCGATATTGACGCCGTCATGCGAGGCAGCGTCTCAACCCCGCCAATGATTAGCTTTGCAGCATAA